ATACACACGCACTGGTAAAAGGGGATAATCAGTTTATTAATGAAAAAACAAAAAAATTATTTATAACATTACGCCAGTCCCAATACGGTTTTGAAGGAATCACCAATAAAAAAACGGAATTGCGCCAATTAATACCCGATATATTGACGGAAAGGCCTACGATTGAGGATGTTATACTGGCCTATGTCAGGGGGAATATAAATGCTAATTAACCTTGTAAAAAAAGATTTGATCCTGGTGAAAAAGTATTTGTTCATTATGCTCATTTTTACTACCGCGGCCCCTCTGTACCTCTCTTCAAAATTGGAATTTAGCAGCAGTGGATTTATCGGCTTTCTTTTAACGGTAATCATTATGGAGTATATTTTGTTCATGTATGTTTCCAAATTTGAAGATAAATATAAAGGGGCCGCCCTGATTTGTGCGACTCCATATACACGAAACGCATTTGTAAAAGCAAAATATCTTTTTATTTTTGTGCTTTTCATTTGCAGCGTTATTATCCATATCATTACAGTGTCTATCGCTCCGTCGTCCATGGAGAGGCTAAACATTCATACTTTCGGGATAACCTTTTTAGTTCTCAGTATATTTTTCGGAATACTAATTCCGGTTCAATTTAAATTCGG
This Paenibacillus larvae subsp. larvae DNA region includes the following protein-coding sequences:
- a CDS encoding ABC-2 transporter permease; the encoded protein is MLINLVKKDLILVKKYLFIMLIFTTAAPLYLSSKLEFSSSGFIGFLLTVIIMEYILFMYVSKFEDKYKGAALICATPYTRNAFVKAKYLFIFVLFICSVIIHIITVSIAPSSMERLNIHTFGITFLVLSIFFGILIPVQFKFGYDKTRLISFVFVFLTPFILPVLIKWLQSHPVSLNTTLPFPQAIRAWVPCLISFVIGFISMFVSLKIYAKKDLS